A part of Desulfomicrobium baculatum DSM 4028 genomic DNA contains:
- a CDS encoding TVP38/TMEM64 family protein codes for MINSDTNASAPSSFTGLKRPLLGIAAGIVFVGLVLVVLVYFDLHEQLVVLLEWIDTQGAMAAVYFILLMAAVVVLLLPGIFLTTGAGFVFGLIEGTVLVVAGTVLGASLAFLIARHLFGERASRFILRRSNLQVVSDEMARHDFKVVMLTRLIPFFPGKISNYFFGLTKFTFKGFVLGSLIGFIPFSLHNVYLGSIAADLASLSRGEVERSPLQWAFYGLGFVATIVALLYFNNLARRALAAYSQESGKAGTETKDSS; via the coding sequence ATGATCAACTCCGACACCAATGCTTCCGCGCCTTCCTCCTTTACAGGCTTGAAAAGACCCTTGCTGGGGATCGCGGCAGGTATTGTGTTCGTCGGCCTCGTCCTCGTAGTGCTCGTTTATTTCGATCTTCACGAGCAGTTGGTCGTCTTGCTGGAATGGATAGACACGCAGGGTGCCATGGCGGCAGTCTACTTCATCCTGCTGATGGCGGCGGTGGTGGTGCTGTTGTTGCCGGGGATATTCCTGACCACAGGCGCCGGCTTTGTGTTCGGTCTCATCGAGGGAACCGTGCTGGTCGTGGCGGGTACTGTCCTCGGTGCGTCCCTGGCCTTCCTGATCGCGCGCCACCTGTTTGGCGAGCGCGCCTCGCGGTTCATCCTCAGGCGCAGCAATCTGCAGGTCGTCAGCGACGAGATGGCGCGGCACGACTTCAAAGTCGTCATGCTCACAAGGCTGATTCCGTTCTTTCCGGGCAAGATTTCCAATTATTTCTTCGGTCTGACAAAGTTCACCTTCAAGGGCTTCGTGCTGGGCTCGCTCATCGGTTTCATTCCGTTTTCGCTGCACAATGTCTACCTGGGCTCGATCGCCGCCGACCTGGCAAGCCTGAGCCGGGGCGAGGTGGAGCGTTCGCCGCTACAGTGGGCTTTTTATGGCCTGGGGTTCGTCGCGACGATCGTTGCGCTGCTCTATTTTAACAATCTGGCGCGGCGGGCTCTGGCGGCGTATTCGCAGGAAAGCGGCAAAGCGGGGACAGAAACCAAGGACAGCTCATGA